The region CCGCGCGCGCATCCCCCGCGGTCGCGAGCGACAGCGCCGCGGCTCCCGAGACGACGAAGGATCCCACCAGCGCCGGGGTGATCGCCGCGAGCGCTCCCGAGGCTCGGGCGCCGCCGAGGTCGAGCGCGCGCAGGAGCGGCGCGACGGCGGCGACCGACGCGACGAGCGGTGGCGTCGCGCCGATCGCGACGCGCGCGAGCGGACCGAGGGCGAGCGCGAGCGCCAGCACGGGCACGGCGAGCTCGGGCTCGAGCCGCACGGCGAGGTGCACGGTCGCGGCGAGCACCGCAGCTGCGCCGAGCAGCGCGCTCGCCGACCCGACGAGCAGCGGCACCCGCAGGGTCGTCGAGAGCGCGGTCAGCAGCCAGCCGGGCAGCGCGTGGTGCGCGACGACCCAGCCCGCCTCGGCGATCGCGACGGCGCGAAATGGTCCGCGCGGGAGGCTCATCGCCCCGGCGCTCGCGCCCCGCCGACCAGGTGGTAGGCGACGGCGAGCATGGAGACGGCGAGGAGCGGCCAGCCGAAGAGGTGCGCGGGCCAGACCCGCAGCAGACCGACGAGCGCCATCGCGACGAGGGCCGTCGCCATCGAGCCGATGCCCGCGAGGCCGAATCGGAACCGGCCGTCGAGGAGCGCGGGCACCGTGGTCGCGAGCGCGCAGGTGGAGGCTGCGAGCGTCAGACACGTGCACGCCGAGCGCAGCGCCGGTGCGACCTCCGCCCACGCGGCGGTGCTCAGCACGCCCGCGACGAGCAGCAGCTGCGCGAGCGCGATGCCTCGGACGCCCGCGCGCGAGAGCGGCAGCGCGATGCCCAGCTCGGGGATGCGGAACGTCGGCGGCGTCATCCCAGGCACAGGAGCACCCCCGTGGCGGCCGCCGCGGTGAGCGCCCGCAGGTAGGCGCGCGCGGAGCGGCGAGCCACCGGGAACGCGAGCGGCGCCACGACGGCGACGGCGATCGCCACCATCCACAACTGCCACCCGCGCGGGACGGCGGCGACCCCGAGGACGACCGCGGCGCCCTGCTGCCCGAGCACGAGGACCGCGAGCACGAGTCCGGCCACGCCCAGCCGGAGCGTGCCGCTCGCGCGCGACGGACGCAGCGCGACGGGACCGAGCCAGCGCTCGAGGAGCGTCGCCAGCACGGCGACGACGATGAGGACGAGCACGTGCAGCATGACGGCGCCGACCGCGCCGACCGTCGTCGCGGCGGCGGCGAGCGCGGGGTCGTCGAGCGACTCCGCCGCCTCCTCCCCCGCCGCGGCGGCGACCTCGACGAGGAGCGGCAGTCGCGCGAGCAGCAGCGCCGTCGCGAGCGCGAGCACGACGCACCACACGACGGGCGAGGTCGTCGGCCGCGCGAGCGCGGGGTGGACCGCTCGCGACTCGACATGCGTGTCCATGGGATTCCCTTCCGTCACGCGCCGCGAGCGACGCAGATCGATTCGATGAGCGCCCCGAGCACGACGAGCAGCGCTGCTGCTGCCGTGAGCCGCAGACCGTAGCCGAGTCCGTCCGCGTACGCGCGACCGGGCTGCCGGCCTGTGCGAAGCCACGCCGTGACGGCGTGCGCGGTGGGGAGCAGCCCCGCGATCGCCGCGAGGAGCACCGCCGCAGCTTCGAAGACGATGTACGGCGCGATGCGCGCGATCGTCTCCGCCGCTCCGAGCGCGGCGACGACCGAGGCAGCGGAGACGCCGACGCCGATCCCGATGAGCGCGATGCCCACGAGCGTGAGCGACCCGAGCACCGGCGCCCCTGCGGCGAGCAGGGCGAGCGCCGCCAGGTTGTTCGCAGCGATGCCGAGCGCGCTGCCGTCGGTCGAGAGCACGCTCGAGTCGATCGAGCCCCGCGCGACCGAGGCGGCGTTCTCGGTCGCGACGCCGGCGGACGCCGCGGCGGTGGAGACCGCGGTCGCGGCGAGGAGTCCGCAGGCGAGCACGGCCGACACCGCGAGCGCGAGCTGCAGCTGCGGTCGCTCGAGCGCGGCGTCGGCCGTGCCGCGCCTCATCGGATGGCCAGCGTGCGGAGCTTCCGCTTCAAGTACCACGTGACCGTGGAGATGACGGCGCCGAGCAGGCCGCCCGAGAAGAGCGCGGCGACGACGGCGATCGCCGCCCCGCCGATCTCGATCGCCGCGACGACCTGCGCCGCAGCGATGCCGGACAGCCCGAAGCTGGCCATCAGCCACGACAGCGACACGCCTGCCGCAGCCAAGCCGACGACCGTCACGGTCGCCGACGCCGTCCACACGGCCGCACGGCCGCGCCTGGTTTCGATCTGCATGAGTTGACTCCTTCGTCCCACCCGTTCGTCGGGTGCCCGTGCCGGACGGCACGAGTTCGTGGGCGTCGCTCTCGACGCGGTCACTCGCCCTCCTCCCGCAGCTGCGCCGCGATGGCGGCCGCGAGGCGCGCCACGAGCGACGCCGGAGGCTCGATCGCTCCTTGCTCGACGCCCACGACCGTGCTGAGCGGCGCGCCGGCGCGATCCGCCAGTGCCTGCTGCGACATGCCCGCACGGGTGCGCAGGGCTGCGAGTGAAGCCCCTGCGCGAGATTCGACCGGCATGTCGTAAAGCATGCCAGGTCTTCGACATTCGCGCAAGCATTTGTCGATGGTCCGGTGGAGAAGCTGCTCCGGTTGTCGAACGATCGTCGAAGACTGCCCGCGGGCAACGGCACTCGTCCGGATAATGATCGGTGAGAGCAGGAACGGGGTCGAGCGATGTCCATCCACCTTCGCGGCGCGAGCGCCGCCGAGCGCGCCCACTACGCCGAGCTCGTCCGCCCCGCGCGCGTGCGGCGAGGGCTGAGCCAGCAGGCCCTCGCGAGCCTCGCCGAGGTCGACCGGACCACCGTGAGCAACATCGAGCGAGGCGCTGGCGCGCCGCAGGAGGATGTGCTGCGACGGCTGTTCGCCGCGCTCGGGCTCGCGACCG is a window of Agrococcus sp. Marseille-Q4369 DNA encoding:
- a CDS encoding helix-turn-helix domain-containing protein, producing the protein MSQQALADRAGAPLSTVVGVEQGAIEPPASLVARLAAAIAAQLREEGE
- a CDS encoding stage II sporulation protein M, which produces MRRGTADAALERPQLQLALAVSAVLACGLLAATAVSTAAASAGVATENAASVARGSIDSSVLSTDGSALGIAANNLAALALLAAGAPVLGSLTLVGIALIGIGVGVSAASVVAALGAAETIARIAPYIVFEAAAVLLAAIAGLLPTAHAVTAWLRTGRQPGRAYADGLGYGLRLTAAAALLVVLGALIESICVARGA